In Cryptococcus decagattii chromosome 11, complete sequence, one DNA window encodes the following:
- a CDS encoding 1,3-beta-glucan synthase component FKS1: MSYPNPPPAPKGSASFSSASSDPFNQTNQLPYDSNAQYAPQQAFAHPNAPNPGAGGAGVAPPGQGGQYAPYYDNEPEMGGRWEGGGMGRETWASESGWSQNEPNYPSSDYHGGPGYLPSRASTPTFEGSNAGHRPREPYPAWTVDSNIPLSKEEIEDVLIDLANKFGFQKDSSRNVYDFLMIQLDSRASRMSPNQALLTLHADYIGGEHANYRKWYFAAQLDLDDAIGAVQNPGLNRVRSVARRGGKSKNPLATAQEKSLESATSRWRTAMNNMSQYDRLRQVALYLLCWGEAAQVRFMPECLCFIFKCADDYYRSPECQNRQEAVPEGLYMRAVIKPLYKFLRDQGYEVVDGKFLRRERDHDKIIGYDDVNQLFWYPEGISRITLNDKTRLVDIPPAQRFMKFDRIDWNKVFFKTYLEKRSFFHLLVNFNRIWVLHISVFWFFTAYNAPSIYAPSGSTTATTPMAWSMTGLGGFVATLIMIAATLAEFSYIPTTWNNTSHLTRRLIFLLIILAITGGPSIYIAFFNQTGRVALILGIVQFFCSVVATIAFATLPSGRMFGDRVAGKSRKYLANQTFTASYPSLGFYPRIASFLLWFLIFGCKFTESYFFLTLSFRDPMKVMNGMKVQNCHDKYLGSGLCMNQPAFALAVMFVMDLTLFFLDTFLWYVIWNTVFSIARSFAIGMSIWTPWKDIFARLPKRIYAKILATDDMEVKYKPKVLVSQVWNAVIISMYREHLLSIEHVQKLLYHQIQSDQPGKRTLRAPAFFISQNEKGSKAEFFPKGSEAERRICFFAQSLTTSIPAPIPVEAMPTFTVLVPHYSEKILLSLREIIREEDQNTRVTLLEYLKQLHPVEWDNFVRDTKILAEESDAFNGGNPFASDEKEEVKKADDIPFYTIGFKSAAPEYTLRTRIWASLRAQTLYRTVSGFMNYSKAIKLLYRVENPEVVQLFGGNTDQLERELERMARRKFKFVVSMQRYSKFNKEEHENAEFLLRAYPDLQIAYLDEEPPRKDGGESRIFSALIDGHSEIMPNGRRRPKFRIELPGNPILGDGKSDNQNHAIIFYRGEYLQLIDANQDNYLEECLKIRNVLGEFEEFKVSTQSPYAAQGHADFAKFPVAILGAREYIFSENIGILGDIAAGKEQTFGTLAARSLSYIGGKLHYGHPDFLNAIYMNTRGGVSKAQKGLHLNEDIFAGMLAFGRGGRIKHSEYYQCGKGRDLGFGTILNFQTKIGTGMGEQMLSREYYYLGTQLPIDRFLTFYYGHPGFHINNILVMMSVQVFMLALVFLGTLNKQLTVCRYSSSGDILPGQSGCYNLVPVFKWIKRCIISIFIVFWIAFVPLFVQELTERGTGRAILRLCKHFLSLSPVFEVFSTQIYMHSILNDLTFGGARYIATGRGFATTRISFSILYSRFAGPSIYLGIRTLVILLFVTLTVWVPHLIYFWITVVGLCVAPFLFNPHQFAIADFVIDYREFIRWMSRGNSRTHANSWVGYCRLSRTRVTGFKRKRLGLPSEKLSSDVPRAPWKAILVGEIIGPICLAILFVICYLFVKSFAVDGQAQPGLVRIAVIALGPIVWNMALLITLFLISVFLGPCLNSYTHQFGATMAALAHFGAVAGMLVFFELLWFLELWNTSHAVLGIIAVISVQRCIFKFLIAVFLSREFKHDETNRAWWTGVWFNRGLGSHALSQPAREFVVKTIEMGLYSADFIACHLLLALLTIPMFIPYFDRIHATMLFWLAPNQQIRPPIYSFRQRNRRRKIVFKYGLLYLLIQGIFIALIVVPIIFKDVVGLTPKSVPFNGVI, translated from the exons ATGTCATATCCCAATCCACCACCAGCCCCGAAAGGGTCTGCTTCCTTTTCGTCAGCCTCATCCGATCCATTTAATCAAACCAATCAACTTCCCTATGACTCCAATGCACAATACGCCCCTCAGCAGGCTTTCGCCCATCCCAATGCCCCAAATCCTGGCGCAGGTGGTGCTGGCGTAGCTCCTCCCGGACAGGGAGGGCAGTATGCTCCGTACTATGACAATGAACCTGAGATGGGTGGAAGGTGGGAGGGTGGCGGTATGGGCAGAGAAACTTGGGCCAGTGAGAGTGGATGGAGTCAAAATG AGCCCAACTATCCTTCCTCAGACTATCATGGAGGTCCCGGGTACTTGCCATCCCGGGCCTCGACTCCTACATTTGAAGGCAGCAACGCTGGTCACCGACCTCGCGAACCTTACCCTGCTTGGACTGTTGATTCCAACATCCCATTGTccaaggaagagattgaagacGTTTTGATTGATCTTGCAAACAAGTTTGGTTTTCAAAAGGACTCTTCTCGAAATGTCTACGACTTTCTCATGATCCAACTCGACTCTCGTGCTTCTCGAATGTCCCCTAACCAAGCTCTTCTTACTCTCCACGCCGACTACATTGGCGGTGAACATGCCAATTACCGCAAATGGTACTTTGCTGCACAACTCGACTTGGACGACGCTATTGGTGCTGTGCAGAATCCTGGTCTTAACCGTGTGCGTTCTGTTGCCCGACGTGGCGGCAAGAGCAAGAACCCTCTCGCTACTGCCCAAGAAAAGTCTCTCGAATCTGCGACCTCTCGTTGGCGAACAGCTATGAACAATATGTCTCAGTACGATCGTCTTCGTCAAGTTGCCCTTTATTTGCTTTGCTGGGGTGAAGCCGCTCAGGTCAGGTTTATGCCCGAATGTCTTTGTTTCATTTTCAAGTGTGCAGATGATTACTATCGATCTCCCGAGTGCCAAAACAGGCAAGAAGCCGTTCCTGAGGGTTTGTACATGAGGGCTGTTATTAAGCCGCTTTATAAGTTCTTGAGAGATCAAGGGTACGAGGTCGTGGATGGCAAGTTCCtgagaagggagagagatCACGATAAGATTATCGGGTATGACGATGTGAATCAGTTGTTCTGGTACCCTGAAGGAATCAGTCGAATCACTTTGAACGACAAG ACCAGACTTGTCGATATCCCACCCGCTCAGCGATTCATGAAATTTGACAGGATAGACTGGAACAAGGTGTTTTTCAAGACATACCTTGAGAAGCgatccttcttccatcttttgGTCAATTTTAACCGTATCTGGGTGCTCCACATTTCCGTCTTTTGGTTCTTCACCGCCTACAACGCCCCCTCTATTTATGCTCCATCCGGATCAACGACAGCAACAACGCCAATGGCCTGGTCTATGACAGGTTTGGGTGGGTTCGTCGCCACCCTTATCATGATTGCTGCCACTCTTGCCGAATTCAGTTATATCCCTACCACTTGGAACAACACTTCTCACCTTACTCGTCGACTTATCTTCCTGTTAATTATCCTCGCTATAACGGGTGGACCGTCAATCTATATTGCGTTCTTTAACCAGACAGGTCGTGTTGCGTTGATTCTCGGTATTGTCCAATTTTTCTGTTCCGTCGTCGCTACCATCGCCTTCGCCACCCTGCCATCTGGCCGAATGTTTGGTGACCGAGTGGCTGGCAAGAGCAGAAAGTACCTTGCGAACCAAACTTTCACTGCGTCTTATCCCTCTCTTGGCTTCTACCCTCGTATCGCAtctttcctcctttggTTCCTCATTTTCGGCTGCAAATTCACTGAATCCTACTTCTTCTTGACTTTGTCGTTCCGTGACCCGATGAAGGTCATGAACGGTATGAAGGTTCAGAATTGTCACGACAAGTACCTTGGCAGTGGTTTGTGTATGAATCAGCCTGCTTTTGCTCTCGCTGTCATGTTTGTCATGGACTTGACTCTGTTCTTCTTGGATACCTTCTTGTGGTATGTCATTTGGAACACTGTCTTCTCTATCGCCCGAAGCTTTGCCATCGGTATGAGTATCTGGACACCTTGGAAGGATATCTTCGCCAGGTTGCCCAAGAGAATCTATGCCAAAATCCTTGCTACGGATGATATGGAAGTCAAGTACAAACCGAAG GTCTTGGTCTCTCAAGTTTGGAACGCCGTAATTATTTCCATGTACAGAGAGCACCTTCTGTCGATCGAGCACGTCCAAAAACTTCTTTACCATCAGATCCAATCTGATCAACCCGGCAAACGTACTCTCAGAGCGCCCgctttcttcatctctcaGAACGAGAAAGGTTCCAAGGCCGAGTTCTTCCCCAAGGGCAGTGAAGCCGAGCGACGAATTTGTTTCTTCGCTCAGTCCCTCACCACTTCCATCCCTGCTCCCATCCCTGTTGAGGCTATGCCTACTTTCACTGTGCTTGTTCCTCACTACTCTGAGAAGATCTTGCTCTCTCTTAGGGAGATTATCAGGGAAGAGGACCAAAACACCCGTGTTACTTTACTCGAGTACTTGAAGCAACTCCATCCTGTCGAATGGGACAACTTTGTACGCGACACAAAGATCCTGGCTGAAGAGTCCGACGCTTTCAACGGTGGCAACCCCTTCGCGTctgatgagaaggaggaggtcAAGAAGGCCGATGACATTCCCTTCTACACCATCGGTTTCAAGTCTGCCGCTCCCGAATACACTCTTCGTACTCGAATTTGGGCGTCTCTTCGTGCTCAGACCTTGTACCGAACTGTATCTGGTTTCATGAACTACAGCAAGGCCATCAAACTTCTTTACCGAGTCGAAAACCCTGAGGTTGTCCAGCTGTTCGGCGGCAACACTGACCAGCTCGAAAGGGAGCTTGAAAGAATGGCTCGACGAAAGTTCAAATTTGTCGTCTCCATGCAGCGATACTCAAAGTTCAATAAAGAGGAGCATGAAAACGCTGAATTTTTGTTACGTGCCTACCCCGACTTGCAGATTGCCTACCTCGATGAGGAGCCTCCTCGCAAGGACGGTGGCGAGTCTCGTATCTTCTCTGCCTTGATCGACGGCCACTCTGAAATAATGCCCAACGGTCGACGACGCCCCAAGTTCCGTATTGAGCTTCCTGGTAACCCAATTCTCGGTGATGGCAAATCTGATAACCAGAACCACGCCATTATTTTCTACCGAGGCGAGTACCTACAGCTTATCGATGCGAACCAGGACAACTATCTCGAAGAGTGTTTGAAGATTCGAAACGTTCTTGGCGAGTTTGAGGAATTTAAGGTATCTACCCAGAGCCCTTACGCTGCCCAGGGTCATGCCGACTTCGCCAAGTTCCCCGTTGCTATTTTGGGTGCTCGAGAATACATTTTCTCTGAAAACATTGGTATCCTTGGTGACATTGCTGCTGGTAAAGAACAAACTTTCGGTACTCTGGCTGCTAGATCTTTATCCTACATTGGCGGTAAGCTGCACTATGGTCAT CCCGATTTCCTCAACGCTATCTACATGAACACTCGTGGTGGTGTCTCTAAGGCTCAGAAGGGTTTGCATCTTAACGAAGATATCTTCGCTGGTATGCTTGCTTTTGGTCGAGGTGGTCGTATCAAGCACTCCGAATACTACCAATGTGGCAAGGGTCGAGATCTTGGGTTTGGTACCATCCTTAATTTCCAGACCAAGATTGGTACTGGTATGGGCGAGCAAATGCTTTCACGGGAGTATTATTACTTGGGCACCCAGCTTCCGATCGATAGGTTCTTGACCTTTTACTATGGGCACCCCGGTTTCCACATCAACAACATT TTGGTTATGATGTCTGTCCAAGTCTTCATGCTCgctctcgtcttcctcggTACTCTTAACAAGCAACTTACCGTCTGCAGATACTCTTCTAGTGGAGACATCCTTCCTGGTCAGAGTGGTTGTTACAACCTTGTACCCGTGTTCAAGTGGATCAAGAGGTgcatcatctccattttTATCGTGTTCTGGATTGCCTTCGTTCCTCTTTTTGTGCAGG AACTTACTGAGCGTGGTACTGGCCGAGCTATTCTTCGACTGTGCAAGCACTTTTTATCGCTCTCGCCTGTCTTCGAAGTGTTCTCCACCCAGATTTACATGCACTCGATTCTCAACGACTTGACTTTCGGTGGTGCTAGGTATATCGCTACTGGTCGTGGTTTTGCTACTACTCGAATCTCTTTCAGCATTCTTTA CTCCCGATTCGCTGGACCTTCGATCTATCTCGGTATACGTACCCTCgtcattcttctcttcgtCACTCTTACAGTTTGGGTTCCTCATCTTATCTACTTCTGGATTACGGTTGTTGGTCTTTGTGTTGCgcctttcctcttcaacccCCACCAATTCGCCATCGCTGACTTTGTTATCGACTACCGAGAATTTATTCGTTGGATGTCTCGAGGCAACTCGAGAACACATGCTAACTCTTGGGTCGGTTACTGTCGATTGTCCCGAACTAGGGTTACTGGTTTCAAGCGCAAGAGGTTGGGTCTCCCTAGTGAAAAGTTGTCGAGCGATGTGCCTAGGGCTCCTTGGAAGGCTATTTTGGTTGGAGAAATTATCGGCCCCATCTGTTTGGCTATCCTTTTCGTGATCTGTTATCTCTTCGTCAAGAGTTTTGCCGTGGACGGTCAAGCTCAGCCTGGTTTGGTGAGGATTGCGGTCATCGCTCTTGGTCCTATTGTTTGGAACATGGCCCTTTTGATTactctcttcttgatctcCGTCTTCCTCGGTCCTTGT CTGAACTCTTATACTCACCAGTTTGGCGCTACAATGGCTGCCCTCGCTCACTTCGGTGCCGTCGCCGGTATGCTTGTCTTCTTTGAGCTGCTTTGGTTCCTTGAGCTTTGGAACACTTCCCACGCCGTCCTCGGTATCATCGCTGTCATCAGTGTGCAGAGGTGTATCTTCAAGTTCCTTATCGCTGTCTTCTTGTCGCGAGAGTTCAAACACGACGAAACCAACAGAGCTTGGTGGACT GGTGTATGGTTCAATCGTGGTTTGGGTTCACACGCGCTTTCTCAGCCAGCCCGAGAGTTTGTTGTAAAGACAATCGAAATGGGCTTGTACTCTGCCGACTTCATTGCCTGTCACT TactccttgcccttcttaCCATCCCCATGTTCATTCCTTACTTTGACCGAATTCACGCTACTATGCTCTTCTGGCTCGCACCCAATCAACAAATCAGACCTCCTATATACAGCTTCAGGCAGAGGAACCGACGACGAAAGATTGTTTTCAAGT ACGGTCTTTTGTATTTGCTTATTCAGGGTATATTTATTGCCCTCATCGTCGTtcccatcatcttcaaggaCGTCGTCGGCCTTACACCAAAGAGTGTTCCTTTCAACGGTGTCATCTAA